A region from the Pseudomonas sp. KU26590 genome encodes:
- a CDS encoding LysR substrate-binding domain-containing protein — MKRLPPLPALHTFLITAKCCNFTRAAEVLHITQGAVSRQIAGLEAHLGYRLFHRQARGLSLTVQGRELLPRIEQVFSLIEEAVDQVDARQRALQIKAPTCISRWLLPRLMQWQKERPDVPVQLTTTSAHRVDFRREDFDAAVVFGAHPGDATHVQHLFDEQLTPVCSPSLLSSNPLSRLADLKRHMLLHPTLDERDWTLWLKAAGGKLSNVEQGQHFDTMDLAMTVASQGSGVAIGDWSLIGEDLSAGRLVRPFELKVRTGAAYYFVRPKRAEMNAPLQDLLDWLSLQAAERRMG; from the coding sequence ATGAAACGCCTTCCGCCCCTGCCCGCTTTGCACACCTTCCTGATCACAGCGAAGTGCTGCAATTTCACCCGAGCCGCCGAGGTGCTGCACATCACCCAGGGCGCGGTCAGCCGGCAGATCGCAGGCCTGGAAGCTCATCTGGGCTACCGGCTGTTCCATCGTCAGGCCAGGGGCTTGAGCCTGACAGTCCAGGGCCGTGAACTGCTGCCGCGCATCGAACAAGTGTTCAGCCTGATAGAGGAAGCGGTGGATCAGGTCGATGCCAGACAAAGAGCGCTGCAGATCAAGGCGCCGACCTGCATCAGCCGCTGGTTGTTGCCGCGCCTGATGCAGTGGCAAAAAGAACGGCCTGACGTGCCGGTGCAACTGACCACGACAAGCGCACACAGGGTGGATTTTCGGCGGGAGGATTTCGACGCCGCCGTCGTGTTTGGCGCGCACCCGGGTGACGCCACCCACGTGCAGCACCTGTTTGATGAACAACTGACGCCCGTATGCTCGCCGTCGCTGCTGTCGAGTAATCCCCTCTCCCGCCTCGCCGATCTGAAGCGGCACATGCTCCTGCACCCCACCCTCGACGAGCGTGACTGGACGCTGTGGCTGAAGGCCGCCGGTGGGAAGCTGAGCAATGTCGAGCAGGGGCAGCACTTCGACACGATGGACCTGGCGATGACCGTTGCATCACAAGGGTCGGGGGTTGCCATTGGCGACTGGTCGCTGATCGGTGAAGACCTGAGCGCCGGGCGTCTGGTGAGGCCGTTCGAGCTGAAAGTCAGGACCGGCGCGGCGTATTACTTCGTGCGTCCCAAGCGCGCCGAAATGAATGCTCCCCTTCAGGATCTGCTGGACTGGCTGTCGCTGCAGGCGGCTGAGCGGCGCATGGGCTGA
- a CDS encoding 5-guanidino-2-oxopentanoate decarboxylase, whose translation MATCGEVLVRLLEGYGVERVFGIPGVHTVELYRGLAGSSIQHITPRHEQGAGFMADGYARTRGKPGVCFIITGPGMTNITTAMGQAYGDSIPMLVISSVQARSQLGGGRGKLHELPSQSALVAGVAAFSHTLMSAAELPSVLARAFAVFQAARPRPVHIEIPLDVLVENADALLHNQPVSVTRAGPAPSAIRQMAHLLATAQRPLILAGGGAIDAAPALTRLAERLGAPVALTINAKGMLPRAHPLLIGSTQSLDATREVIENADVVLAIGTELAETDYDITFQGHFKIPGTLLRIDIDPDQTVRNFAPTVGLVSDAQSAAEALVDALAGEVLAPRSEDWGAARVAALKASLEAGWDEPTRAQTLFLQTVLEVLPEAVIVGDSTQPVYTGNLTLDLDKPRRWFNSSTGYGTLGYALPAAVGAWLGSRDAGESNPVVCLIGDGGLQFTLSELASAVEARTPIVVLLWNNQGYEEIKKYMVNRAIEPVGVDIYTPDFIGVAQALGYAAEAVSSVEHLKAALNSASQRDGPTLIEIDQNRWMNSCV comes from the coding sequence ATGGCGACGTGCGGGGAAGTGCTGGTCAGGTTGCTGGAAGGTTACGGCGTCGAGCGGGTGTTCGGGATTCCGGGCGTGCACACGGTCGAGCTTTACCGAGGGCTGGCGGGGTCGTCGATCCAGCACATCACCCCGCGTCATGAGCAGGGCGCAGGCTTCATGGCCGACGGTTATGCGCGCACCCGTGGCAAGCCTGGCGTGTGCTTCATCATCACCGGTCCCGGCATGACCAACATCACTACGGCGATGGGTCAGGCCTATGGGGACTCGATCCCGATGCTGGTGATCTCCAGCGTGCAGGCGCGCAGCCAATTGGGCGGCGGTCGCGGCAAGCTGCATGAGTTGCCGTCGCAGAGCGCGCTGGTCGCGGGCGTCGCGGCGTTCTCCCACACGCTGATGTCAGCGGCTGAATTGCCGTCGGTGCTGGCCCGGGCGTTTGCGGTGTTTCAAGCGGCGCGCCCCCGCCCCGTGCATATCGAGATCCCGCTGGACGTGCTGGTGGAAAATGCCGACGCCCTGCTGCACAACCAACCGGTATCGGTGACCCGCGCGGGACCGGCGCCCTCAGCGATCAGGCAGATGGCACATCTGTTGGCGACGGCGCAACGGCCGTTGATTCTCGCGGGAGGCGGCGCCATTGACGCCGCTCCGGCGTTGACGCGTCTGGCCGAACGGCTCGGCGCGCCGGTCGCGCTGACCATCAACGCCAAAGGCATGCTGCCGCGCGCTCACCCGCTGCTGATCGGCTCGACGCAGTCCCTCGATGCCACCCGTGAGGTCATCGAAAACGCTGACGTGGTGCTGGCCATCGGCACTGAACTGGCCGAGACCGATTACGACATCACCTTTCAGGGCCACTTCAAGATTCCGGGTACGTTACTGCGCATCGACATCGACCCCGATCAGACCGTGCGCAACTTTGCGCCGACGGTCGGGCTGGTGTCAGACGCTCAGTCCGCCGCCGAGGCCTTGGTGGATGCGTTGGCCGGCGAAGTGCTGGCGCCACGCAGCGAGGATTGGGGCGCTGCGCGGGTTGCCGCGCTGAAGGCGAGTCTTGAGGCCGGTTGGGACGAGCCCACCCGCGCGCAGACGCTGTTTTTGCAGACGGTGCTGGAAGTGCTGCCGGAGGCGGTGATCGTGGGCGACTCGACCCAGCCCGTCTACACCGGCAACCTGACCCTGGACCTCGACAAGCCCCGGCGCTGGTTCAACTCCTCCACCGGTTACGGAACCCTCGGCTACGCATTGCCCGCTGCTGTGGGTGCTTGGCTCGGCAGTCGCGACGCCGGGGAGTCCAATCCAGTCGTGTGCCTGATCGGTGACGGCGGTCTGCAATTCACCTTGTCCGAGCTGGCGAGTGCAGTGGAAGCGCGCACGCCCATCGTCGTGCTGCTGTGGAATAACCAGGGTTACGAAGAGATCAAAAAGTACATGGTCAACCGCGCCATCGAGCCGGTTGGCGTGGACATTTACACGCCTGATTTCATCGGTGTGGCCCAAGCACTGGGATACGCTGCGGAGGCGGTTTCGAGCGTTGAGCACCTGAAGGCGGCACTGAACTCAGCCAGCCAACGTGACGGCCCGACGTTGATCGAGATCGACCAGAATCGCTGGATGAACAGCTGCGTCTGA
- a CDS encoding AraC family transcriptional regulator translates to MSLSALAPPAPDARPVAELSAQMTQQRAELAELIRRHAPADGSFQTVIKPLFMVRHDRPSQSVPGLVQPALCIMAQGRKDVTLGGELYTYDPLNYLVLSVALPISGKVIYATPEEPHLALRLEIDPVEINALIAEAGPMSVPTRHSGRGMYVERIDSQLLDAVIRLIRLLDTPKDIPMLAPLINREILYRLLRGSEGHRLYEIAISNCQTHRVTQAIKWLNEHFQEPLRIEDLAKEVNLSVSTLHHRFKSVTAMSPLQYQKQLRLQEARRLMLADGLEASAAGYRVGYESASQFSREYSRLFGAPPLRDLARLRSTV, encoded by the coding sequence ATGTCGCTGTCTGCCCTTGCGCCGCCCGCCCCGGATGCTCGACCTGTTGCCGAGTTGAGCGCGCAGATGACGCAACAGCGCGCCGAGCTGGCAGAACTGATCCGCCGGCATGCCCCCGCCGATGGCAGTTTCCAGACGGTGATCAAGCCGTTGTTCATGGTTCGCCACGATCGTCCGTCGCAATCGGTGCCGGGCTTGGTGCAACCGGCGCTGTGCATCATGGCCCAGGGCCGCAAGGACGTGACGCTGGGCGGCGAGCTGTATACCTACGACCCGCTGAACTACCTGGTGCTTTCGGTGGCGCTGCCCATCAGCGGCAAGGTCATTTACGCGACGCCGGAAGAGCCGCATCTCGCCCTGCGCCTGGAAATCGATCCGGTGGAAATCAACGCGCTGATCGCCGAGGCCGGTCCGATGAGCGTGCCGACGCGTCACAGCGGGCGTGGCATGTACGTCGAGCGGATCGACTCACAGTTGCTCGATGCCGTCATCCGCCTGATCCGTTTGCTGGACACGCCGAAGGACATACCCATGCTCGCGCCGCTGATCAATCGGGAGATTCTTTACCGACTGCTGCGTGGGAGTGAAGGGCATCGACTGTATGAAATCGCCATCTCCAACTGCCAGACACATCGTGTGACCCAGGCGATCAAATGGCTCAACGAGCATTTCCAGGAGCCGCTGCGGATTGAAGATCTGGCGAAGGAGGTGAACCTGAGTGTCTCGACGCTGCACCACCGTTTCAAGTCCGTCACCGCCATGAGCCCGCTGCAATACCAGAAGCAACTGCGCCTGCAGGAGGCCCGGCGGTTGATGCTGGCGGACGGCCTGGAAGCATCGGCCGCCGGTTACCGGGTCGGCTACGAAAGCGCTTCGCAGTTCAGCCGCGAATACAGCCGCCTGTTCGGCGCGCCACCGCTGCGGGACCTGGCACGCCTGCGCAGCACGGTTTGA
- a CDS encoding antibiotic biosynthesis monooxygenase family protein has product MLNTSVVSHWVSVRARPGHSAQLGARLSSLISPSAAASGCLHFALQKSLIDEDLWVITGSWADPSAMNDWFAAPELNLFSELVTELLVASLDFQTFATVTAAQAQTAPVAVEARLAG; this is encoded by the coding sequence ATGCTAAATACTTCAGTCGTGAGCCATTGGGTCTCCGTCCGCGCCCGCCCCGGACACAGTGCGCAACTGGGCGCCCGCTTGAGCAGCCTGATCAGTCCGTCCGCTGCCGCGTCGGGTTGTCTGCACTTCGCGCTGCAGAAATCCCTGATCGACGAAGACCTTTGGGTCATCACCGGCTCTTGGGCCGACCCCTCCGCGATGAACGACTGGTTCGCCGCGCCTGAGCTCAACCTGTTTTCCGAACTGGTGACCGAGTTGCTGGTGGCGAGCCTGGACTTTCAGACCTTCGCCACGGTGACGGCGGCTCAGGCACAGACGGCTCCTGTCGCTGTGGAGGCTCGCCTGGCGGGGTGA
- a CDS encoding flavin reductase family protein, with product MSDDIHFYEPSKGHGLPHDPFNAIVGPRPIGWISSQDAEGKLNLAPYSFFNAFNYVPPIIGFCSVGRKDSLNNIEQTGEFVWNLATRSLAEQMNMSCAAVPADVSEFDLAGLTAEPSRIVSVPRVKETPVSFECKVTQIIQLQRADKEVVPSWLILGEVVAVHIAKRLLKEGVYDTAAGEPILRGGGPADYFQLSAESLFKMYRPKV from the coding sequence ATGTCAGACGATATTCATTTCTACGAACCGTCCAAAGGTCATGGACTGCCCCACGACCCGTTCAACGCTATCGTAGGTCCACGCCCGATCGGCTGGATCTCGTCTCAGGACGCAGAGGGCAAGCTGAACCTGGCGCCCTACAGCTTTTTCAACGCCTTCAACTATGTGCCGCCGATCATCGGGTTCTGCAGCGTCGGTCGCAAAGACAGCCTGAACAACATCGAGCAGACCGGCGAGTTCGTCTGGAACCTCGCCACGCGCAGCCTGGCCGAGCAGATGAACATGAGTTGCGCGGCAGTGCCGGCGGACGTGAGTGAGTTCGATCTGGCCGGCCTGACGGCAGAACCGTCGCGCATCGTTTCCGTGCCGAGGGTCAAAGAGACGCCGGTTTCGTTCGAATGCAAAGTGACGCAGATCATCCAGCTGCAACGCGCCGATAAGGAAGTCGTGCCGAGCTGGCTGATTCTGGGGGAAGTGGTGGCAGTGCATATTGCCAAGCGGCTGCTGAAGGAAGGTGTGTATGACACCGCAGCCGGCGAGCCCATCCTGCGCGGCGGCGGCCCGGCTGACTATTTCCAGCTGAGCGCAGAGTCGCTGTTCAAGATGTACCGGCCGAAAGTCTGA
- a CDS encoding MFS transporter, protein MAIPNSASHGAAATPAAEKTTGSRLKSIFSGSVGNMVEWYDWYVYAAFSLYFAKVFFPKGDTTAQLLNTAAIFAVGFLMRPIGGWLMGLYADRKGRKAALMASVLLMCFGSLIIALTPGYETIGVGAPIMLVFARLLQGLSVGGEYGTSATYLSEMATKERRGFFSSFQYVTLISGQLIALAVLIVLQQTLTTEQLQTWGWRIPFAIGALCAVVALFLRRGMEETESFTRKKDKPKESLMRTLMRHPKELMTVVGLTMGGTLAFYTYTTYMQKYLVNTVGMSITDSTTISAATLFLFMLLQPVVGALSDKIGRRPILIAFGVLGTLCTVPILTTLHTIQSWWGAFFLIMAALIIVSGYTSINAVVKAELFPTEIRALGVGLPYALTVSIFGGTAEYIALWFKSIGMETGYYWYVTACIAVSLVVYVFMKDTRKHSRIETD, encoded by the coding sequence ATGGCCATCCCCAATTCTGCCTCCCACGGAGCGGCTGCCACGCCAGCCGCCGAAAAAACCACCGGAAGTCGCCTGAAATCCATTTTCAGCGGTTCGGTCGGTAACATGGTCGAGTGGTACGACTGGTACGTCTACGCCGCCTTCTCCCTCTACTTCGCCAAAGTCTTCTTCCCCAAGGGCGACACCACCGCCCAATTGCTCAACACCGCCGCGATCTTCGCCGTGGGCTTTCTGATGCGCCCCATCGGCGGCTGGCTCATGGGGCTCTACGCGGACCGCAAGGGCCGCAAGGCCGCGCTGATGGCGTCGGTACTGCTGATGTGTTTCGGCTCGCTGATCATCGCCCTTACCCCCGGTTATGAAACCATCGGCGTGGGCGCGCCGATCATGCTGGTGTTCGCCCGCCTGCTGCAGGGCCTGTCGGTGGGTGGCGAGTACGGCACTTCGGCGACGTACCTCAGCGAGATGGCGACCAAAGAACGCCGTGGCTTCTTCTCAAGCTTTCAGTATGTGACGCTGATCTCCGGCCAGCTCATCGCGCTGGCGGTGCTGATCGTCCTGCAACAGACACTGACCACTGAACAGCTGCAAACGTGGGGCTGGCGCATCCCGTTTGCCATTGGCGCGTTGTGTGCGGTAGTGGCGTTGTTCCTGCGTCGCGGGATGGAAGAAACCGAGTCCTTCACCCGCAAGAAAGACAAACCCAAAGAAAGCCTGATGCGCACACTGATGCGCCACCCGAAAGAGCTGATGACCGTCGTCGGCCTGACCATGGGCGGCACGCTGGCCTTCTACACTTACACGACCTACATGCAGAAGTACCTGGTGAACACGGTGGGCATGAGCATCACCGATTCGACGACGATTTCTGCCGCCACGTTGTTCCTGTTCATGCTGCTGCAACCGGTGGTCGGCGCGCTGTCTGACAAGATTGGCCGCCGCCCGATCCTGATTGCCTTCGGCGTGCTGGGCACCTTGTGTACCGTGCCGATCCTCACCACCCTGCACACCATCCAAAGCTGGTGGGGCGCTTTCTTCCTGATCATGGCCGCGCTGATCATCGTCAGCGGCTACACATCGATCAACGCCGTGGTGAAAGCCGAACTCTTCCCGACCGAGATCCGCGCCTTGGGCGTCGGCCTGCCGTATGCATTGACGGTGTCGATCTTCGGCGGCACGGCTGAATACATCGCGCTGTGGTTCAAGAGCATTGGCATGGAGACCGGTTACTACTGGTATGTCACCGCCTGCATAGCGGTGTCACTGGTGGTTTATGTGTTCATGAAGGACACCCGCAAGCACTCGCGGATCGAGACTGACTGA
- a CDS encoding sigma-54-dependent transcriptional regulator, translating to MLNSVIVVDDEAPIRQAVEQWLTLSGFEVRLFSRAEECLAQLPDHFPGVVLSDVRMPGMDGLQLLAALQRRDRDLPVILLTGHGDVPMAVDAMRDGAYDFLEKPFTPETLLGSLRRALEKRALVLENRALHERADNRSRLDATLLGMSPTMQTLRRQVLDLSPLPVNVLIRGETGSGKEMVARCLHDFGPRADKPFVAVNCAAIPEQLFEAELFGHESGAFTGAQGKRIGKLEYAHSGTVFLDEIESMPLAQQVKLLRVIQERRIERLGSNQSIDIDVRIIAATKPDLLDEARAGRFREDLAYRLNIAELRLPALRERREDIPMLFSHFSRQAAERLGRSAPVLSGEQLSHLLSHDWPGNVRELANAAERQVLGLDGPAAEGIPAGQSLVAQQEAFEAHCLRSALRRHRGDIKAVMHELQLPRRTLNEKMQRHRLVREDFLAEVSPTG from the coding sequence ATGCTGAACTCGGTAATCGTAGTGGATGACGAGGCACCCATTCGGCAAGCGGTGGAGCAATGGCTCACGCTGTCCGGGTTCGAGGTGCGCCTGTTCAGCCGTGCCGAGGAATGCCTGGCGCAGCTGCCGGATCACTTTCCCGGCGTGGTCCTCAGCGATGTGCGCATGCCCGGCATGGATGGCTTGCAGTTGCTGGCCGCGTTGCAGCGGCGGGATCGCGACTTGCCGGTGATCCTGCTGACCGGCCACGGTGACGTGCCGATGGCCGTGGACGCCATGCGCGACGGCGCCTATGACTTTCTGGAGAAGCCATTCACCCCGGAAACCCTGCTCGGCAGCCTGCGGCGGGCATTGGAGAAACGCGCGCTGGTGCTGGAAAACCGCGCGCTGCATGAACGGGCGGATAACCGCTCGCGTCTGGATGCAACGCTGCTGGGTATGTCGCCGACGATGCAGACGTTACGGCGGCAGGTGCTGGACCTCTCGCCACTGCCGGTCAATGTGCTGATTCGCGGCGAGACCGGCAGCGGCAAGGAAATGGTCGCACGTTGCCTGCATGATTTCGGCCCTCGGGCAGACAAACCCTTCGTTGCGGTCAACTGCGCGGCAATCCCGGAGCAGTTGTTCGAAGCCGAGCTGTTCGGCCACGAAAGCGGCGCGTTCACCGGCGCCCAGGGCAAGCGCATCGGCAAACTGGAGTACGCCCACAGCGGCACGGTGTTTCTCGACGAGATCGAAAGCATGCCGCTGGCCCAGCAAGTGAAATTGCTGCGGGTGATTCAGGAGCGGCGCATCGAGCGACTGGGTTCGAATCAGAGCATCGATATCGATGTGCGCATCATTGCAGCGACCAAGCCCGATCTGCTCGACGAAGCCAGGGCCGGGCGTTTCCGCGAGGATCTGGCGTATCGGCTGAACATCGCCGAGTTACGCCTGCCAGCACTGCGCGAAAGGCGGGAAGACATCCCGATGCTGTTCAGCCATTTTTCGCGCCAGGCGGCAGAACGCCTCGGCCGCAGCGCGCCGGTGTTGAGCGGTGAACAACTGAGTCATCTGCTGAGCCACGACTGGCCGGGGAATGTACGCGAGCTGGCGAATGCGGCAGAGCGCCAGGTGCTGGGGCTGGACGGTCCGGCTGCGGAAGGCATCCCCGCGGGGCAGTCGCTGGTGGCGCAGCAAGAAGCGTTCGAAGCCCATTGCCTTCGTTCGGCGTTACGACGGCACCGGGGCGACATCAAAGCGGTCATGCACGAACTGCAACTGCCCCGCCGCACGCTGAACGAAAAGATGCAGCGACACCGGTTGGTGCGCGAAGACTTCCTGGCTGAAGTCAGTCCTACAGGATGA
- a CDS encoding sensor histidine kinase, producing the protein MPMPRSVRLGLYVSLILAGAAIAATLAMHQAQQHALEDDAERSRDRLALYANTLQTLIERYRALPAVLALDPQLRGALSGPVSADTTQALNLKLEQINGAAQSSTLELLDRNGLAVGASNWRLPSSYVGHNYGFRPYFTQTRATGVGRFYAVGVTSGIPGYFLSNAVRDEAGQFIGAMVVKLEFPDLEHTWAQNDDLLLVSDAKGIVFIANQPGWRYRALRPLTDQDRAELASTRQYDKQPLTPLHQEPLRTFGENSQLSRVDAPSEQADYLWQSMPLPTEGWTLHLLRKPQPASEDVRNAGLAAAGIWLTLVFLGLFLYQRWRLGRVRQRSREELERLVEERTRDLQTAQDGLVQSTKLAALGQMSAALAHEINQPLTAQRMQLATLRLLLEHGRVDDAYKALSLLDQQLTRMAALTGHLKTFARKSPSGLRECLDLATVVDQALLLLDARIREERVSCVLDLTRPAWVRGDAIRLEQVLINLMRNALDAMGDKPLKRLEIRIDEHGEHWCISVIDSGGGIAEEHLANVFDPFFTTKPVGDGLGLGLAVSFAIVHELGGRLSAENVNNGARFFFCLIKAPEADAPC; encoded by the coding sequence ATGCCCATGCCCCGTTCCGTCCGCCTTGGGCTCTATGTGTCACTGATCCTCGCCGGTGCCGCCATTGCGGCGACGCTGGCGATGCATCAGGCTCAGCAGCATGCCCTGGAAGACGACGCTGAACGTTCCAGGGATCGGCTGGCGCTCTACGCCAACACGCTGCAAACCCTGATCGAGCGCTACCGGGCACTGCCGGCTGTTCTGGCCCTCGATCCGCAGCTGCGGGGGGCGCTGAGCGGACCGGTCAGCGCCGACACCACCCAGGCGCTCAATCTCAAACTGGAGCAGATCAACGGCGCTGCCCAGTCCTCCACCCTCGAACTGCTCGACCGCAACGGACTTGCCGTCGGCGCCAGCAACTGGCGTCTGCCGAGCAGCTATGTGGGCCACAACTACGGCTTCCGCCCCTATTTCACCCAAACCCGTGCCACTGGCGTCGGGCGCTTTTATGCCGTGGGCGTGACCAGCGGCATCCCGGGTTATTTCCTGTCGAACGCGGTGCGTGACGAGGCCGGGCAGTTCATCGGTGCGATGGTGGTCAAGCTGGAGTTTCCGGACCTGGAGCACACCTGGGCGCAAAACGATGACCTGCTGCTGGTCAGCGATGCCAAGGGCATCGTCTTCATCGCCAACCAGCCGGGCTGGCGCTACCGGGCCCTGCGACCCCTCACTGATCAGGACCGCGCCGAACTGGCCAGCACGCGTCAGTACGACAAGCAGCCGCTGACGCCCCTGCATCAGGAGCCGCTACGTACGTTTGGCGAGAACAGCCAGCTCAGCCGCGTCGACGCGCCCAGCGAGCAGGCCGATTATTTGTGGCAGTCGATGCCCCTGCCGACCGAGGGCTGGACCTTGCACCTGCTGCGTAAACCGCAGCCCGCCAGTGAAGATGTGCGCAATGCCGGGCTCGCGGCGGCAGGCATCTGGCTGACGCTGGTGTTTCTCGGGCTGTTTCTGTACCAGCGCTGGCGCCTTGGCCGGGTGCGCCAGCGCAGTCGCGAGGAGCTTGAACGCTTGGTCGAGGAACGCACGCGGGACCTGCAAACGGCCCAGGACGGTCTGGTGCAGTCGACCAAACTGGCGGCCCTCGGGCAGATGTCCGCCGCCCTCGCCCACGAAATCAACCAGCCGCTGACGGCGCAGCGCATGCAACTCGCCACCCTGCGTCTGTTGCTGGAGCATGGCCGTGTCGACGATGCATATAAGGCGTTGAGCCTGCTCGATCAGCAATTGACGCGCATGGCCGCGCTCACCGGTCACCTGAAAACTTTCGCCCGCAAAAGTCCCAGCGGCCTGCGCGAGTGCCTTGATCTGGCCACCGTGGTCGATCAGGCGCTGCTGTTGCTGGACGCACGGATTCGCGAAGAGCGCGTCAGTTGCGTGCTCGACCTGACGCGTCCGGCGTGGGTGCGCGGGGACGCGATTCGGCTGGAACAGGTGTTGATCAACCTGATGCGCAATGCGCTGGACGCAATGGGTGACAAACCGCTCAAGCGTCTGGAAATCCGTATCGACGAACACGGGGAGCACTGGTGCATTTCGGTCATCGACAGTGGCGGCGGAATTGCCGAAGAGCATCTGGCCAACGTCTTCGATCCGTTTTTCACCACCAAACCGGTGGGCGATGGCCTGGGCCTGGGGCTCGCGGTTTCATTTGCCATCGTCCATGAGCTGGGCGGCCGGCTCAGCGCCGAAAACGTCAATAACGGCGCGCGGTTTTTCTTCTGTCTGATCAAGGCCCCGGAGGCCGACGCCCCATGCTGA